Below is a window of Demequina muriae DNA.
CGCCAGCTCTGTCGCCGCAGTCCTGGAGTCGGGGTACGGAGGCCAGCTCGAGGTGGTCGTCGCGGTCGGCCCCTCCGATGACGGCACCGAGGAGATCGCCCGCGGCCTCGCTCACACCGGCCAGGTGGTGGTCGTCGACAACCCCAGCGGGCGCACTCCCGACGGCCTCAACGCGGCGATTGCCGCCGCGAAGCATGACGTCATCGTGCGCATGGACGGTCACGCTCATATGCCTGTCGGCTACATCGACCTCGCGGTGGACGCGCTGCGTCGTACCGGCGCGGCCAACGTGGGCGGCCGGATGGTTCCCGATTCGCCAGGCCCATTCGGCCGGGCGGTGGCGGTGGCGATGGCCTCGCGTTGGGGACTCGGGGGCGCCAGTCATCGCCAGGGTGGCCGCGAGGAGGCCAGCGCCTCCGTCTATCTCGGGTCCTTCCGGCGGGAGGCGCTCGTCGAGGTCGGCGGGTATGACCCCCACTTCGTCCGCGCTCAGGACTGGGAGCTCAACCACCGGCTGCGTCGTGCCGGCTACGTGGTGTGGTTCGTGCCGGAGATGGCGGTGCCGTACACGCCTCGCGATGGCTGGGGACCGTTGCGCCAGCAGTTCTTCGCGTCCGGGCGGTGGCGCCGAGAGGTCGCCCGCAAGCACCCTGAGACGCGCACGCTTCGGTATGTCGCGGCGCCAGCGATGGTGGTGGTCAACGCATCCGCGATCGTGGCCGCCGGGCTCGGCGCGGCACTGGGTGCGCCGGCGCTCGGCTGGCTGCTCGTCGCCCCGGCTGCCTACCTCCTCGGGGTGCTCGGCGCGACCGCATCCCTCGCGAGCCGCACGGGTGCGCGGGCGGCGTTGGCGATGCCGGTGGTGCTCATTACCATGCATGTTGCCTGGGGCGTCGGATATCTGTGTGGTGTGCGCTACTCTCGACTTGACGCATAGGGATGACAACGGTGTAATTCCTACATGCAGGAACTCCTGCAGCGGCGAATCGGAGGACGGCCTATGTGGAATATCTACGAAGGCGCAGTGCCCTCGGACGCAGGAAAGCCCTCACCGACCCTCGCGTCGGTCGTGGACATCTTCGATGGGGCCGATGACGACGGTCCCCTGGGCTGGCAAGAACGCGCACTGTGCGCTCAGACCGATCCCGAGGCATTCTTCCCTGAGAAGGGCGGATCCACCCGCGAGGCCAAGAAGGTCTGCGCCTCGTGCGACGTCCGGTCCGAGTGCCTCGACTACGCGCTCGAGAACGACGAGCGCTTCGGCATCTGGGGCGGACTGTCGGAGCGCGAGCGGCGCAAACTCAAGCGCCGCGCTGTCTAGCCGGTCGGCCTGCGTGGGCATCTCATGAGCCCCGCGCGCCTCACGGTGCGCGCCGTCGTGGTCTCTGACGCGCGCGCGCCCCAACTCTTCGCGGCCCTTGACGCGATCCTCGCTCAGGACCCCGCTCCCGACGCGATCCATCTGCTGCTGACGGCTGACGTCGAGGCACCCGATCGGGGCTGGGATCCGCGCATCGACGTGCGGCGCGTCGACGCCGACACATGGGGAGAAGCCGTCGCCGGTCTCGTCGCGGATGTCCCAGCTGCCCCGCACGAGCTGCTGTGGCTGCTCCACGACGACATGGCGCCGCTCCCGGGCGCCCTCGCGGCGCTCACCGCCACCGCACGCAAGCGCCTGCGCGCGGGAGTGATCGGTGCCGCCCAGGTGCGGTGGGACGACGCGTCCAGGCTCGTCAATCTGGGCACCACCACCTCCCGCATCGGCGCGCGCCGGCTCGCGCTCGTCGAGGAGGAGGACGTCAACCAGGGGCAGTACGACGACCGCGACGACGTGCTCGCGGTCTCGTTGGGCGGCGCGCTGGTGCGGCGCGACGTGTGGGAGCGGCTGGGCGGCATCGACCCCGGATGCGACGGCTGGTCCGAGAGCCTCGACTTCTGCCGCCGCGCGTGGCGGTCCGGTCACGACGTCGTGGCGGTGCCCGCGGCCAAGGTGCGGCACAGCCAGGAACGGCTCTACGGCCGGCGCGGCGGTTCGGGCGGCGGACGTCGCTCGACGTATGCCCTGCGGCGCGCGTCGGAGTGGTACCACGCACTCAGTTACGCGCCGCTGTGGGCGGTTCCGCTGCTGCTCGTCTGGACCATGCTGTCCGCGGTGGCCCGCGCGGTGCTGCGGATCGCCCAGAACGAGCCTCGACTCCTCGTCGCGGATCTCGTCGTGCCGTGGCGAGTGCTGTCGCTCGTGCCTCAGCTCCCCGGGTCCCGTCGCCGCGTCCGCCACGCAGGGCGGGAGGGCCGCGCGGCGGAGAAGAGACTGCTGGCTGGCACGCGCCAGATCGCCCACCACGTCCGCGCCCTGGAATTCGGCGTGCGCGACCGCCGCAAGGCCGCAGCTGCGCCCACCGATGTCGTCAAGGCCGAGCTCCTGGCAGCGCGGCGGCGGCGCCGCATCGTCCTGGCGGCGGTGGCCGTGCTTCTCGCGGGGCTGTCGGTCGCCCTCCGACCGCAATGGCTCGCGGAGATCGTCAGCGGGGAGATGCTCTCCGGCACCGTGCTCGGCGTCACTGACCCAGGCATCGGCGCCCTCTGGGACCGCGCCCTCACCGGATGGTCGGCGCAGTCGCTCGGCGGGCCGGCGATCGATGCGGGACTGAGCGCGCTCCTGGTGCCGCTCGCGGCCGTGCCTGGTGGGCTTGCCGTGGGACTCGGTCTGCTCCTGGTCTTCACGCCGCTGGCCGCCGGACTCGCCATGTGGGCGGCGTCGGGCGCCTTCACCCGCTCCCTCGCGACGCGCGGGCTCGTGGCCGTCGTCTACGCACTGTGGCCCGCCGCACTGGTCGCAGTCGAGCAGGGCCGCGTCGGGGCCGTCATCGTCCACATCGTGCTGCCGTGGGTCGTCCTGGGCCTCGCGCGGGCGGGCGGATGGCAGCGCGGCGAGCGCATCGGCGACGGAGACGAGCACCCGGCCCGGCCGCCCTCCTCGAGCGCCGCGATGGGGGCCGCCGCGATGCTGGGCGTGGTGGTCATCGCCGCACCGGTGCTCCTCGCCCCTGCACTCGCGGTGGTGGCCGCGCTCGGCGTGTTCGCCGGCCGCCTGCGGTGGCGACTCTGGGGAGT
It encodes the following:
- a CDS encoding glycosyltransferase family 2 protein yields the protein MPELPALDERPGVSVVMPVRNESSALASSVAAVLESGYGGQLEVVVAVGPSDDGTEEIARGLAHTGQVVVVDNPSGRTPDGLNAAIAAAKHDVIVRMDGHAHMPVGYIDLAVDALRRTGAANVGGRMVPDSPGPFGRAVAVAMASRWGLGGASHRQGGREEASASVYLGSFRREALVEVGGYDPHFVRAQDWELNHRLRRAGYVVWFVPEMAVPYTPRDGWGPLRQQFFASGRWRREVARKHPETRTLRYVAAPAMVVVNASAIVAAGLGAALGAPALGWLLVAPAAYLLGVLGATASLASRTGARAALAMPVVLITMHVAWGVGYLCGVRYSRLDA
- a CDS encoding WhiB family transcriptional regulator, with amino-acid sequence MWNIYEGAVPSDAGKPSPTLASVVDIFDGADDDGPLGWQERALCAQTDPEAFFPEKGGSTREAKKVCASCDVRSECLDYALENDERFGIWGGLSERERRKLKRRAV
- a CDS encoding glycosyltransferase → MSPARLTVRAVVVSDARAPQLFAALDAILAQDPAPDAIHLLLTADVEAPDRGWDPRIDVRRVDADTWGEAVAGLVADVPAAPHELLWLLHDDMAPLPGALAALTATARKRLRAGVIGAAQVRWDDASRLVNLGTTTSRIGARRLALVEEEDVNQGQYDDRDDVLAVSLGGALVRRDVWERLGGIDPGCDGWSESLDFCRRAWRSGHDVVAVPAAKVRHSQERLYGRRGGSGGGRRSTYALRRASEWYHALSYAPLWAVPLLLVWTMLSAVARAVLRIAQNEPRLLVADLVVPWRVLSLVPQLPGSRRRVRHAGREGRAAEKRLLAGTRQIAHHVRALEFGVRDRRKAAAAPTDVVKAELLAARRRRRIVLAAVAVLLAGLSVALRPQWLAEIVSGEMLSGTVLGVTDPGIGALWDRALTGWSAQSLGGPAIDAGLSALLVPLAAVPGGLAVGLGLLLVFTPLAAGLAMWAASGAFTRSLATRGLVAVVYALWPAALVAVEQGRVGAVIVHIVLPWVVLGLARAGGWQRGERIGDGDEHPARPPSSSAAMGAAAMLGVVVIAAPVLLAPALAVVAALGVFAGRLRWRLWGVAIPALVLSAPGLIAAWNAGPFSRDALAILVREPGPSGTAAVQSSLDLLTGLDLDIVGVPQIVTLAARGLAGLVVVAAVVAALIGRRRALSALAALTATLGLMVANLVQGVTLSPDAGAGGAAPAGFYGPGMSVVAVAFLILVTAATADVWFAGAGAARAWRRVGAIAVGAVLVVATAGAATAQAWPARESHGDVDPVPRDVLPLVAAIEQGTGERQRVLTLAEADGAVEYALLFTDGHEVLSSAATLTSTGAPAARRDAAPVAGAADLGAAVAGLVTSSDDAASALAQWGVGVVVAAPGSEGIADALAQTPGLALMGASDRGTSWRIGTPEGEGRVALGWMETSDGVAVARMGYASGTVDAEGPGTLVVGAAADSAWRATLDGAPVVAIDDPLGRQAFAVSGPGEVVFSYDDRGYRAWFWAAAATLGWAVIGSIPARSRRATEEDER